Part of the Sorghum bicolor cultivar BTx623 chromosome 1, Sorghum_bicolor_NCBIv3, whole genome shotgun sequence genome, CTAATTGCTTGAAGGCACCATGATAATATACTCCGTCGCTCACTAGTGTTGCCATACCACGTGGTAACCGCAACCTAACTATTGCTATACTGTAACAATTGgccctccattggattgactgcGAGCTTCGCCACTGAATACTAGTGCATGATAAACTTTTTTTAACCTTTGTTTAATTTTGTAGATTATTATAATTGCAACGACGACGAGAGGATTTGTAATAAATAGGGACACGATCAAAGGCCGCCGGATTCGATCAAATCAAAGTTTTTTTATGCGTGGCGGATTCAGTCAAGATTTAAGACACTTATAATGGGAACCACAAAAGTTGGAGAGTCGCTGTCACTCACCGAAATCTGCAGGGACCGCCGCGGCGGCATGTcatcctcctcctggtcctgccACCCCTCATCCTCATCGTCGTCCCCCGTCACCAGCTCCTCGTCTTCATCACTGCCGTAGAAGTCGCTAGTATTGTACATGCGCGGCGGATGGTGCGGCATCTTGGTCGCTTGTGGCGCAACAGGCGAGGTATGTAGGCTGCGAATTCAGGTCGGTGGCTGGCGGCGCGGCGGGCGAGGGAATAGGAATTCGTTAGAATGGGCAGAGTCGCAAGTTAGCGGCGGCGTCCCGGTTTTATCACCACGGCATGCGGCCGCTCTGTCATGCGTCTCCTATTTCATCAGGATTCGTGATGGTCGAGACAGCCCATCTGTTTCCAAGGTTCAATTCCCAGACTGCTTATTCTCGTTCGATTCCTGTTTCTCCATCTCTATTCCTAACTTAAATTCCTTTCAATTCCCGTCTAGAACTTTAGtccttgtttagattcaaaaagtttttgacactgtagcactttcgttcttatttgataaacattgtctaatcatggagtagctagatttaaaagattcgtctcacgatttacagtcaaactatgcaattagtttttatttttatctatatttaatgcttcatgcatgtgccgcaagattccatgtgacgaagaatcttaaaaagttttttattttttgggtgaactaaacaaggccttagttcaaaaaaatgaaaaaaaaatagattccccatcacagcgaatcttgcggcacatatatggagtattaatataaataaaaaatactaattgcacagtttgtctgtactttgcgagacgaatcttttgagcctaattagttcatgattgaacaatatttatcaaatacaaacaaaagtgctacaatgtccatttagttccaaaaaaattgcaaaatggacattgtagtattttcgtttgtatttgataaatattgtccaatcatggactaactaggctcaaaagattcgtctcgcaaattataggcaaactgtataataaattattttttatctatatttaatacttcttgcatacgccacaagatttgatgtgataaagaatctaaattttttgtaaattttttcaagaactaaataagaccagagtgcctaaaaaaaaattggaactaaacaacctTGCTCACCTTTCTTATACCTCTATCTTCTCCCTCGGTCAGAcactcctctctctctcatccAACAATCGTCTCTCTTTATCcctctttttctctctctctcttcctctctctccctcaGATCCGACACTCGTCTCTCTCCAAATTTGAGCAATTTGTTTCCCCTTTCgagctctttctctctctccagAAAGCTCTCGGCCTCTTTCTGCCAAACGCTCTAGAGTCCCATCTCTCTCCCGttctttttccattttttttacaATATTGGTTTATTTAAATTCAACTTACCAATAAGCTACCGTAGTTCCGATTTATATTCTAGCTTGCATTTTCTGCTACAATGTCAATTTTTCCCTTCTCTTCCCCAATATTTTTTATCTTAGTTTATTTTTAATCCAAGTTACCTGACCTGCTGCAGTTTTGATTCGTGTTCTGGCTTGCATTCTTTTGCTCTCATCTCTTGATTCTTTTCCCTTCTCTTCCCCAATATTTTCTTATATGAGAAATTTTACAATGGTTGAAAAAAACATGGACCATCCATTGTCTACGATCGGACGGTGGAAAAGTAGGAAGAACCGAAGCGAAAGTACGTGGAAGTACAAATAGTAGGAGAAAGTACCAGATTTGATAGGACCGGTACCAAAATATGTGGTACcatatcttttttttattttcatttttttcgaATAAGGGCTATTCTGTCATTTCAATGTGGCCATTAAAGGGTAGAAAAGAGATTTTCCATGTCTTATACGAAGGGTCATCCACTCATCCGGCTTCTCGTACTTGGGCATGGCGTTGCATCTCTCTCCCCACCGGCAGGTGTGGCCAGAGCGGAGTGCTCTGCAGTGCGGCGGCGGGGAGTGCGGGGCGGGCGGGGCGCCGGATCCCGAGCGAGCTGCTCCTGCCGGTGAGTGCACCCGCGCACGCTTGTTGGATGCGCTAGGACGCGAGTTCTGGTGAGCCTCGGTGGAGGTGCGGTGGCCGGAGTGCGACGGGGACGGCTGTGACTCCGGAGCGCGGCGGTCTGGGACTCTTGAGCGCGGCGGCCGGTGCTGGGCGCGGCCCCGATGGGCGTGGTCGGCGCGGGCATGGCGAGGCTGGAGAGCTGGGCCTAGGATTGCATCGTCGAGGTATGAACATTCCTGGCTTATCCCTTGCATTTGGGTGGAAGAAGAATACAAAAAAAGATCTagtttacattgagtttgtggCCAGGTGCAAATTTGGTCAAGTTTAGATAGAGGTCTAGTATTTGCCTGTATCTTTTTAATTTGTTAGCGTTGGcaaatttggcattggtttttTATTACAGAACTAACTAGGACCGAATCTGACATGAGTACATGAGTAACTAGCATCAGATAAAATCTTACTCTTCTGAAAATCGAGTTTGGAAGCCAAATTGTTGAGCACTCGTTCCCTGGTTAGCTGACAGGATTGCATAGTTGTTCTGTAGTTAGCAATCAAAGGAGCAGTGCCTGCTCATGACGTGCTGGTCTCTGTTCTAGACTTGTAGCAGGTGTTGGAGTTGGAACAACCCACGGCTTCGTCAATACACCCAGACCCAATCCCATCCCCACACTGAATCTTCTTTTTCTTTACTTTCATCCACAATCTTCCCGGGTTTCTCTGACAAAGATAGTAAGATGGGTGAATCATTTGTTGTCAATATTGGTTGTCAAAAAACAGTTGCTCTTTTAAAGCTTGCGTTGCGTGTGTGAATGAGGGCAGCAGGTATCATGCTGCAGTTTGGCTTTCGTTTTGCTAGATTTATGTGAAAACTGTGGGAGCTCCAATGATTACCTTGCTTTGTTTAAACATAAACATCTCATAGAAACAATAATACCAAGCTGGACATTGAACATAGGCCAATTATCTCTTAGTATATAGAAATTACAGGCTGAACACAAATAATGGAAATAGTAACATTATTACATATAGAGTCGATAATGTAACTTAAAATTTCTTGTAGGGGCTCAACTGCAACGGTCCTGGATTAGAGACCCTGCGATTTGGGCGTTCGACACGATTAGCAATAGACGCGGTGGTTAACTGGTCTTTCACAGACATTGGAGTTTTGTCGTTCTTCTTTGGGCGTCCCCGTTTTCTTTTATTTGAGGTATTGGAGTTGCTGGCATCTATAGGATTGCTGATCTCTTTGACATCGTCGTCAGCAGCCTCATTCTTCTTTGGGCGACCCCGTCCCCTTTTATCTGAGGAATGGGAGTTGCTGGCATGTATAGGATTGTTAATCTCTTTGACATCGTCATCAGCCGCCTTACTCATGTCTTCTTGCTGAACTTCAGCACATTTTGCATCGTAAGCCTCTTTCTGAAAGTTCAAATGAGACATGTTAGATACAACGAACAAGTATTGAACCCATGATAAGAATGTGATACATTGTTATACCACGTACCGTAATAAGGTCCTTATATGAGCCTAATCGAAGCTTGTTGCAATCAGATCGCAGGAGTGCGGAGCTAATTTTCCTTTTGAAAATATGTATGTGGGTCTGAATTTCAGAAGAACTAACATGATGTTTAAAAAGTGCCAGTCTATGTTTTAGTGATTAGATATATGTAGtctataaataatataagagtgACCTGTGTGAAATGTTCTGTCATCTTGTCCCCATCCCATGCCATCATGTACTTAAGGACGAATGCACCACAAGAATGGCTGCAGGTATATAATGTTAAATAAGTATAGTAGAGAAATAAATTTTATAGGAAAAGTATAATATATTACCCATCTGTTTGTTGTGGTATGTTAGAATACATTTCTGTTTCCCactgcataatattgatagcttgGGTTACTGAAACATTACCAACGGCAATAGCAAAGTCAATGCACTCTTGTATGTTGCCCACCTATTTTATTGTTCGACATATGATTAGTTAGATGTGTAAAAGCTATGTGTTAATTGTGTTGTGTATGTAACTAATATAATAAGCGTACTTACCAGTGTATGTTCTTTGACCACATCTCTAGTATGGGGGTTGGAGGCTAGGGAGTTAAGGATTTGAATCTCTCCTTTTAAGAAATTCAGTACTAATAGGACCCAGTGGTTGTCATTTACATTCATTGGGACAAATATCTATAGAAAATGGGTGTAAGTACTAATAGGGGAGATATAAGTATAGAGATTTAAATGAAATTATACATACCAAATTCTTTCCAATACATTTGTTTGCAATTAGGTTAGCCCATGTTGTTGTTTGTTTTGCATTGTCTATGCCTCCAGTTTCACCTAACAACTTTCGAGCCTGCAAAGTTGTTATGAATGATGTGGAATCGGTCTCCACACTGCTTATATGTGCGTAAGCATTGATAACCTGAGGTTTGAAATGTAGGTAACATCACACATATGTAGACAAGATGATTTAGATGCACTGAAAAGGTCTAACCTGATCATATATGAAGCCATCTGTGACATTTTTCTGTAAGTGTTCAATTGTGAGGACATAGTCATCTATTTGAACAACTTCAGCCTTTGAGTaactatatgttaagaaataGAAAGCCTCTGTGTCCTCTGTAGTGATGAGGTAATCCTTGTCGAATGCAGGCTTCCGTGGTCCAATTTGAtgagtgggagcatgtcgaggctCCTTATTTTCTGCCATAATCTTATCCTGGAAAGCAGGCTTGTGTGGTGCAATTTGATTTGTGGGAAGGTCTAAAGGCACCTTATTATCTGCCATAATCTTATCCTGTCTAGTAGATGCTTCCTCAGGTTCTTTGCCCTCCTCTTTGAATTGATATTGTTGAAAGAATACTGTACAATTTTGTGGATGTAGACTCGATGGTTCCTGAAAAATAGATTGTCAATGAGGGCCAAACAGTTGGTCGTACAAAGAAAATGTCCAAAGTATACCTGGATGTATGCAGCCTTCGACATAGACTGTAGATTTGCCTGCAGTAGTTGCCTCAATTCCTGTCACAGGAAACTTTCAGTCGGACtgttatataagaatcaattgaTTAAATCACTGTGTTAAAATAGCATACCTGAAATTCCTGTTTTAATTCAGCAAAATCATCCTCTAGCTTAGATATTCTCATTCCTACAACACCCCCCATTTTTATTTCTGCTATCGCCTCGCCGTGTGCAAGAAGTTTGGCATCAAGTTTATGCTCTAGGGACATGAATTGTCTACCCATATCATTCTGAAATACTAGATGATTGTTGTTCATACGTTGTACTATTTGCTCCATCTGTGCCATAAATAGGAGTACAAGTTGATTAGAGATACATTATAAATGTAGTAAATAAACAAAGCAAGTTGGTCTGATAGGTTTACCTGTTGCTTATTGATACTCTGTTCTAGTGAACGTGGCTGATAGCTGACACCTTCATGTGCATGTATACGTTCATTTGCTGAACTGATAGGCATGGTTTCATCAAATTTAGTGTGTCCTATGATTTGAGCTATGTTCATAACAACCTTGAAAAGGTGGCCAAAGTTAGGATTGAAGGAGAGAATAGAACATATATAATTTTGTGTACTCAAACTTACAATTCCATCGtctattttgttttttctacCAGCTTCCGTTCTTACTTTAGCTGTGCTTTCATCCTATCTTGCCATCAGTGGTGGTGGGATTGGGGCATAGGTAAAACCGTGGTGGCTATATGGATGCACATGCTCCCAGTACCAGAACTACATGTAGGAAACATTAGTGATGCTATAGGAAATTGAATCATACTCCAGACGACTATGTAAGACTTACTTGCAGCAGTGTTAAATTCCCCTGTAAATTAACTTGTTCGCCATGGTTGAAATTATGAATTGAGCTCAGCAGATGAGTCAAAGTGAATTGACCCCAATTAAACTTTGCAATGTTGCTCGCGTCCTCAACCACCGACAAATATTTGGAGTCTACATAATCCTTTGTTGTCGGTGCTAGGAGAACTCCAATTGCGAACAAAACAAATACCCTAATGAAGTCATCGTCTGGTTCTTTATCTTTGGATTCAGTAAGAATTTGCAATAGGTCAGTAGTCCATATTCTGTTCCCACTTCCATAAGCAATGATCAAGTTTATGTTTGGTTTTGTTTTTGTCCAACTAAATACATCCAATCCTTGTATGGGGAGGTCCATTATTTTGAGTACATCCTGTGATGTCATAGGTATATTCTGACCACATATATGGAATCGCTGATTCTTGTAGTCAAGACGCTTAGCAAGCTTAATCAATATCATACGACGAAGGGTCACTGGGTTCAAATGTAGGAGCCCTCCAAGGCCACAATGTTCAATAGCTTTTTTGTGTTTATCTGATAAGCCTTTAACCATGTTTCCAAATCTGAATGGTGAGCATACTAGATGCATTTTAGAATGTTTGCTGACAATCTGCAACAGACATGAATGCTACCTAAGTTACGAGATATTGAACTAATTCTACATGAATAAATCATTGTCAACAAGTATACCTCGTCATCACTATCTGGTAGCGGCGATTCATTGGCTAATTGGATACCTGGTCCAACCACTGGTGCGCGTGGTGCAGAATTCTTCATGGTCAAAGTAGGTTGATTTTCATGACTGTCAGGTATGATGCCGTCAGTTCTTGAAGCGTTGCCATCGCTTCGTGTCAACACCGACGCTTCCATCATGTGTACAAATTTGGCCAAGGCTTTTTTGTTCCTAGAAAATCAGCACAGATTACATGTAGAAGTTGATTGTAGTACAAAGAAAATACATAAGGCTGATCATACTAATGTTAAGCACCTCTTTGATGTAACAGCAGATGTGGTGAAGGGCAGGAGGATGTTGGAGGCCGAGCGTGGCTTGACAGCGGCGAGGCAGAGATGTAGACTGATCGGCACACCTCCGCCTGGTGACTGGTGATCCGTTGACACACGATCGTTGCTTCACGGCGGCGAGCAGGTGATAGAGACCATTCCTAAGGGAGGCGACAGAATGAAGCCAGGAGTTGGCTTCGACGTGTTTCACCGTGTTCACTGTTTTTTAGGAAACAATGTGATTACTATTTTTTGGGAATGACAATACCATCTTAGTCAGTCAACCACATATACAAAAGACTTATTATGAATCAACCTTAAACATTAAGTGAAAAAAGGACAACATGCCGTGTTTACAATCACAACGTCAAACCCCTCAGGTTTTCACAAAAAAATGCAGAAGCAAGGAGCCCGGAGTTCATGGTACTTGGAAGGTCCTTCAGTATTCCTTCTTGCCAAAGTTTTTGCACCACAGCTGACATGGGAATTGATGAACTGACTGATGCGAGCATTGCTGCATAAAGTATTATATAACATTTGTTAGCACTGTGATTTTGACATTCTAGACATGGGAATTGATGAACTGACTGATGCGAGCATTGCTGCATAAAGTATTATATAACATTTGTTAGCACTGTGATTTTGACAttctattttaaaagaaaataaaatgtcTCCAGCCTAAAAAAAGACCAATCTCTGGAACCTGAATTGCCATTACAGACAACAAT contains:
- the LOC8062482 gene encoding uncharacterized protein LOC8062482 isoform X1, translating into MNIAQIIGHTKFDETMPISSANERIHAHEGVSYQPRSLEQSINKQQMEQIVQRMNNNHLVFQNDMGRQFMSLEHKLDAKLLAHGEAIAEIKMGGVVGMRISKLEDDFAELKQEFQELRQLLQANLQSMSKAAYIQEPSSLHPQNCTVFFQQYQFKEEGKEPEEASTRQDKIMADNKVPLDLPTNQIAPHKPAFQDKIMAENKEPRHAPTHQIGPRKPAFDKDYLITTEDTEAFYFLTYSYSKAEVVQIDDYVLTIEHLQKNVTDGFIYDQVINAYAHISSVETDSTSFITTLQARKLLGETGGIDNAKQTTTWANLIANKCIGKNLIFVPMNVNDNHWVLLVLNFLKGEIQILNSLASNPHTRDVVKEHTLVGNIQECIDFAIAVGNVSVTQAINIMQWETEMYSNIPQQTDGHSCGAFVLKYMMAWDGDKMTEHFTQTHIHIFKRKISSALLRSDCNKLRLGSYKDLITKEAYDAKCAEVQQEDMSKAADDDVKEINNPIHASNSHSSDKRGRGRPKKNEAADDDVKEISNPIDASNSNTSNKRKRGRPKKNDKTPMSVKDQLTTASIANRVERPNRRVSNPGPLQLSPYKKF
- the LOC8062482 gene encoding uncharacterized protein LOC8062482 isoform X2 is translated as MNIAQIIGHTKFDETMPISSANERIHAHEGVSYQPRSLEQSINKQQMEQIVQRMNNNHLVFQNDMGRQFMSLEHKLDAKLLAHGEAIAEIKMGGVVGMRISKLEDDFAELKQEFQELRQLLQANLQSMSKAAYIQEPSSLHPQNCTVFFQQYQFKEEGKEPEEASTRQDKIMADNKVPLDLPTNQIAPHKPAFQDKIMAENKEPRHAPTHQIGPRKPAFDKDYLITTEDTEAFYFLTYSYSKAEVVQIDDYVLTIEHLQKNVTDGFIYDQVINAYAHISSVETDSTSFITTLQARKLLGETGGIDNAKQTTTWANLIANKCIGKNLIFVPMNVNDNHWVLLVLNFLKGEIQILNSLASNPHTRDVVKEHTLWETEMYSNIPQQTDGHSCGAFVLKYMMAWDGDKMTEHFTQTHIHIFKRKISSALLRSDCNKLRLGSYKDLITKEAYDAKCAEVQQEDMSKAADDDVKEINNPIHASNSHSSDKRGRGRPKKNEAADDDVKEISNPIDASNSNTSNKRKRGRPKKNDKTPMSVKDQLTTASIANRVERPNRRVSNPGPLQLSPYKKF